A window of the Gossypium arboreum isolate Shixiya-1 chromosome 2, ASM2569848v2, whole genome shotgun sequence genome harbors these coding sequences:
- the LOC108466627 gene encoding uncharacterized protein LOC108466627 isoform X2, producing the protein MNKYPFGSNNPKSFHAYPRGDFVIESGTIKRTRSRKSSIYPVRMVKSWANRLHYYYKLHPLFVFSISLAFGVTILIVLSLYEQHYKVLNNCMELDDGFGSYYPFTKLKNLVMVAGHSVYTSSSCEKADKEDSWFLESYQKNPGQAATFLAHIKEGIESTALDDEALLLFSGGETLKDAGPRSEAQSYWTVADSKGWFGKEDNVKWRALTEEHARDSFENLLFSVCRFRELSGTYPHNITLEIWQKLRRSTATRATTRAIVRARQRV; encoded by the exons ATGAATAAATATCCATTTGGGTCAAACAATCCTAAGTCCTTCCATGCATATCCAAGGGGTGACTTTGTTATAGAATCAGGAACTATCAAAAGAACCAGAAGTAGAAAATCATCAATTTACCCTGTTAGAATGGTTAAGTCCTGGGCTAATCGGCTTCATTACTATTACAAGCTACATCCACTCTTTGTTTTCTCTATTTCCTTGGCATTCGGGGTCACGATCCTCATAGTTTTATCTCTATATGAGCAACACTATAAGGTGCTGAATAATTGTATGGAACTTGATGATGGCTTTGGCAGTTATTATCCCTTTACTAAGCTTAAGAATCTTGTAATGGTTGCTGGGCATTCGGTTTATACAAGCAGTAGTTGTGAAAAAGCTGACAAGGAGGATTCTTGGTTTTTGGAGTCTTATCAGAAGAATCCAGGCCAGGCTGCCACTTTTTTGGCTCACATAAAAGAAGGGATAGAAAGCACTGCACTAGATGATGAGGCTTTGCTTCTTTTTAGCGGTGGAGAGACTCTGAAAGATGCTGGTCCTCGTAGTGAGGCGCAGAGTTATTGGACAGTTGCTGACTCCAAGGGATGGTTTG GGAAGGAAGACAATGTAAAGTGGAGGGCATTAACTGAGGAGCATGCAAGAGATAGCTTTGAGAATCTTCTCTTTAGTGTTTGTCGGTTTCGAGAGCTTTCTGGGACATACCCACACAACATAACT CTTGAAATCTGGCAAAAGCTCCGACGGTCGACCGCTACACGAGCCACCACACGCGCCATCGTACGCGCCCGTCAGAGAGTCTAA
- the LOC108466627 gene encoding uncharacterized protein LOC108466627 isoform X1 has protein sequence MNKYPFGSNNPKSFHAYPRGDFVIESGTIKRTRSRKSSIYPVRMVKSWANRLHYYYKLHPLFVFSISLAFGVTILIVLSLYEQHYKVLNNCMELDDGFGSYYPFTKLKNLVMVAGHSVYTSSSCEKADKEDSWFLESYQKNPGQAATFLAHIKEGIESTALDDEALLLFSGGETLKDAGPRSEAQSYWTVADSKGWFGKEDNVKWRALTEEHARDSFENLLFSVCRFRELSGTYPHNITVSFLNLLVFLTFTFPSSSSYLLSAYLARVKE, from the exons ATGAATAAATATCCATTTGGGTCAAACAATCCTAAGTCCTTCCATGCATATCCAAGGGGTGACTTTGTTATAGAATCAGGAACTATCAAAAGAACCAGAAGTAGAAAATCATCAATTTACCCTGTTAGAATGGTTAAGTCCTGGGCTAATCGGCTTCATTACTATTACAAGCTACATCCACTCTTTGTTTTCTCTATTTCCTTGGCATTCGGGGTCACGATCCTCATAGTTTTATCTCTATATGAGCAACACTATAAGGTGCTGAATAATTGTATGGAACTTGATGATGGCTTTGGCAGTTATTATCCCTTTACTAAGCTTAAGAATCTTGTAATGGTTGCTGGGCATTCGGTTTATACAAGCAGTAGTTGTGAAAAAGCTGACAAGGAGGATTCTTGGTTTTTGGAGTCTTATCAGAAGAATCCAGGCCAGGCTGCCACTTTTTTGGCTCACATAAAAGAAGGGATAGAAAGCACTGCACTAGATGATGAGGCTTTGCTTCTTTTTAGCGGTGGAGAGACTCTGAAAGATGCTGGTCCTCGTAGTGAGGCGCAGAGTTATTGGACAGTTGCTGACTCCAAGGGATGGTTTG GGAAGGAAGACAATGTAAAGTGGAGGGCATTAACTGAGGAGCATGCAAGAGATAGCTTTGAGAATCTTCTCTTTAGTGTTTGTCGGTTTCGAGAGCTTTCTGGGACATACCCACACAACATAACTGTAAGTTTTCTAAATTTGTTGGTCTTTCTTACTTTTACATTTCCCTCCTCCTCTTCTTACCTTCTATCAGCATATCTAGCTAGGGTGAAAGAATAA